In Candidatus Omnitrophota bacterium, the genomic stretch CTACCTGGGAAGCGGCGCAAACGAGCTTTTAGAGACAGGCAAGGCGCAGGTCGCGCTTGACGGCGGCAAGGTTTTGCAGGTAAACAGGACAGTATACCAGACGAAAAGGGGAAAGGTGCTGATGCTCGATTGGTATACCGCCGGAGATATGATGACGGGTAATTATTATAAACAACAGATGTATTTCATGATCAACCAGCTTAAGCGCGCGAAAAGCGGGGGTTCGGCCGTAAGGGTCTGGACGCCGATAATAGGAAATGATGTTGACGCCGCGTTCGACAGGTGCCGGCGCTTGATACGCGAGATGGTAAAACTCCTTCCCGATTACCTATAAATAATACTAAAAAATAGCAATTTTTTTCTCTTGACATACTTACCCTCGTGGGGTATAGTAGCAATGTCATAAACACGTGTCGAAGCGTACACCGCAGCACATGCTTCCGAAAATAAATCGCAACCTTTTGAATAGAGCATTAGTTTAATCCGTGGATAAACACGTTTCGACGAAAGGTAACTAAAAAAGGAGGAGGTGGAAGATGGGAAAGTTTTTGTTAGTGGTATTGGTAGCGTTAATGTTAGCGTTACCAACGATGGCCCAAGCTGCTCCTGCGATATCTTCTTGGCCGGGCTACGTTTATAAAGATGGCGGCTATGCCGGAAACCTGTATTCGCCATCGGGATGGATGGGTCAGCACTCAGCCATGAGTTTAGCCGTTACCACGAGTTCTTCTGAAACGGCTGTCAGCGGCACATCAACCAAGATAAGTTTTACATCCGGTACCTCGGCTTCAGAGTGGACCGGTGTCTATTGGCTGTCGCCTGACGGCAACTGGGGTAGTGACGCTAACGGCGGTTGGAATTTGACCGGCGCGGGCAATATGACGTTCTGGGCAAAAGGCGCTGTCGGCGGAGAGAAGATGGAATTCAAGATAGGCGGTATCGCCGGGGATTACGGGGATACGCTGGCCGGTATGACGCAGACGGTTACTCTCGCTCCTGTCTGGACGCAGTATTCTTTCGATTTAACCGGCAAGGATCTAAGCCGTGTGGTCGGCGGTTTTGAATTTGCCGCCAACGATACCGATAACCCGACCGGCGCTACATTCTACGTCGATGACGTTCAATACAACGCCGTTCCTGAACCTGCGAGCCTGTTACTGCTCGGCAGCGGTTTAGTAGGGTTAGTTGGTTTGACAAAAAAGAGAAAAGCGTAAGTAAGTAGGTTATAGTTAGTGTAGGGGGACGAAGAGGGCTTCCATATTCCGCTCCAGGTAGATGGGAGCCCTCTTTATTACTTCATACTTTATGAAAATAAACTATTTAAGTCTTACAGCAGCCTTATTTATTTTACTCTATGCGCCGGCCGTTTCCGCGGAAACGGAGATCGGCGCTTTCGTGGGTAATGAAGACCACATGATGCCGTCCGCTGCCGAGGTCCAAAATTTCGAGAACCTCACCGGAAGGCACGTCAATAGCGTCCTGGTCTATTGGGCGTGGAATGACGGCGATTTCCCGGCGCAGAGCCTCAATAGCGGGGTCAGGTTCCATGACGGGTACGATACCAAGACATCGATAAATTTTACATGGGAACCATGGTCAAGGCTGGGCGGAAATGACAGCACCTTCCCCATGGACAGGATAATAAATGGCGATTTTGATCCTTATATCACTAAATTCGCGATAGACAGCCGCGTTTGGGCCGATCCGATAAGGATGCGTTTCGCTCACGAGATGATACAGGATAACGATCCGGCTACGCCGGGTTGGTATCCGTGGCAGGACAAGCCCGCAGAGTACGTCCAGGCATTCAACCATGTACGCGATATATTCAAGAAAGAGGGGGCAAATAACGTCGAGTTTGTCTGGTGCCCGAATAACTACCCGTTCGATCCCACGGTGTTAGCGCAATATTATCCCGGGAAGGAAAACGTCGATTGGCTTGGGATAGACGGCTATAATTCCGGGGAAGACGGCGATCCCGAATGGCCCTATTGGCAGAATATCGATGATATATTTTATGTGATGTACAACGCCTTTAAGAATAACCCGGAGCTGTTCGGCGACAAGCCGATAATGCTCGGCGAATTCGCCTCTGTCGAGGGAAATCAATTAGACGGCGGGAGCAAGGCGCAATGGATAGCCCAGGCTTTTAGCAGGCTCAAGCAGTCCTATCCGGATATAGACGCTTTTTATTGGTTCGACAAGCTGAAAGAGGCGGATTGGCGGATAGATTCTTCCCCCGAAAGCCTGGCGGCTTTTCAGTTAGCGATGCAAGACCCGTATTATACCTCCCACGCCGTTCCCGAGCCCGCAAGCCTGCTTTTGCTTGGTACGGGCCTTTTAGCGTTATTTTCTCCCTTATTTCCCCTTGACTAAAAACCCTCTAATCGGCTATAATCTAGCTTCACACGTGGGCTTACCCATTAGTATCTACTAGAGGGTAAGCCATGGGTGGATTATGTTTAAGTGGGCTTATAGCTCAGTTGGTTAGAGCGCTTCCTTGACATGGAAGAGGTCAGAGGTTCGAGTCCTCTTAGGCCCACCATTTTACCGTAAACCATGGAACAGGATACCTTAAGACATTCTACGTCACATATCATGGCCCAGGCCGTAAAAAGGCTGTTTCCGGGCGTCAAACTGGCTATAGGACCGGCCATAGAGGACGGTTTTTACTATGATTTTGACGTCCCACAGCCGTTTTTGGAAGAGGACCTTCCCAGGATCGAGGCCGAGATGGCCAAGATCATAAAGGAGAATTATAAGTTCGAAAAGTCCCTCCTGAAGAAAGAAGAGGCGCTTAAGCTATTCGAGAAGATGGGCGAGCCGTATAAGGTCGAGCTCATCAGGGAGATCCAGGATAGCGAAGTTACGATATACAAGAACGGGGACCTTACTGATCTTTGCAGGGGCCCGCACATTGATTCCACCGGCCAGGTCAAGGCGTTCAAGCTGCTTTCCATAGCCGGCGCATACTGGCGCGGCGATGAGAAGAACAAGATGCTTCAGAGGATATATGGGACCGTTTTTGAGACCAAGGCCGAGTTGGATGCCTATGTCGCGAAACTCGAAGAAGCGAAAAAACGCGACCACAGGAAATTAGGGAAAGAGCTTGAGCTTTTCATGATGGACGAGAAGGCCGGCGCCGGGCTTGTGATATACCAGCCGAAAGGCGCAATGCTCCGCACCATAATCGAGGACTGGGAAAAGAAGGAGCATTTAAAGCGCGGCTACCAGATCGTCATCGGCCCGCATATGCTCAAGTCGGATATCTGGGTGGAGTCGGGCCACTACGGATATTACAAAGAGAATATGTACATCTTCCAGGTCGAGGGGCAGGAATACGCGATAAAACCAATGAACTGCCCGGCGCATATCCTGATATACAGGTCGAAGACGAGGAGCTATAAGGACCTGCCGATAAGATATTTTGAATTGGGTTCCGTGTATAGATATGAGAAGTCGGGCGTCCTTCACGGCCTTTTGAGGGTCCGCGGCTTTACCCAGGACGACGCCCATATATTCTGCCTGCGCGAACAGGCCGTTGACGAGATAAAGGGCGTCATAGATTTCGTGATGGATGCCTTGAAGGTCTTCGGGTTTGCCGATTTCGAGATAGAACTTTCCACTAAACCGGACAAGTGCATAGGCACCGACGAAGATTGGGAACTCGCGACGAACGCCCTGGTCGCAGCCCTGAAATCAAAGGGCCTGGCTTATAATGTGCATGAAAAAGAAGGGGCGTTCTACGGGCCTAAGATAGACATCAAGTTAAAAGACGCCTTGGGCAGGGCGTGGCAATGCGCGACGATACAATGTGATTTCGCGTTGCCGCAAAGGTTTAAGATCTCTTATGTAGGCCCGGACGGAAAGGAATATACCCCGATAATGCTGCACCGGGTAATACTCGGCTCTATGGAAAGATTTTTGGGGGCCCTGATAGAGCATTACGGAGGGGCTTTTCCGGTATGGCTTTCTCCGGTCCAAGCTGTTATAATACCGATTGCGGACGAACACAAGGATTACGCGAAGAAGGTTGAAGAGGAACTCCGAAATAGCGATATACGGGTCGAGATCGATGACAAGAACGCCAGGATGCAGCATAAGATAAGGGAAGCGGAAACGCAGAAGGTCCCTTATATGCTCATCGTAGGCGGGAAAGAAGCCCAGACCGAAAGCGTTTCCGTTAGGGAGCGGGGCAAAGGCGACCTTGGGCCGATGAAACTCAGCGAATTTATCGGTAAGATAGCGGACGAAATAAACGGCAAAAAATAAAAGGGGGTGATCGTATCCAGTTTCAGGCAAAATCTATCAGGGTAAATGATAGAATCAGGATACGCGAGGTGATGGTCATCGGTGAAGACGGCGGACAACTCGGCGTGATGGCTCCGGAAGAAGGTTTAAAACTCGCGCAGCAGGCAGGATTGGATCTGGTAGAAATAGCGCCGACGGCAAGGCCGCCGGTATGCAGGATAATGGACTTCTCCAAATTTAAATACGAGCAGGAGAAGAAAGAAAAGGAAGCCAGGAAGAAGCAGCATGCCACCCAGCTCAAAGAGATAAGGCTCAAGCCCAAGATCGGCGACCACGATTACCAGGTGAAAGTGGGTTTCATAAAGAAATTCCTTGAGCATAAAGACAAAGTAAAGGTAACGCTCATATTCCGCGGGAGAGAGATGGCGCATCCCGAACTCGGCAACAAGGTGCTCGAGAGATTGAAGGCCGACATAGCCGATGTGGCGCAGATAGAAAAACCGCCGCTCAGGGAGGGACGCGCAATAATAATGATCGTCGCCCCTAAATAGATAATCAGTTTCGAAGGAGGAACCGTTAATGCCTAAAATGAAGACACGCAAAGGAATTGCTAAAAGGTTCAAGGTAACCAAAAGACGCAAGGTCTTGAGGCATAAAGGCGGCAAGGGCCACCTGTTAGGCCACAAGACGAAGAAGAGGAAGAGGGCGCTCCGGAGAGCGACCCTTGTAAGCAAACACGAGCGCAAGAAGATATTAAAGCTTCTGCCTTACGCGTAAAATCATCAGTAGAAGGAGAGAACAGAAATGCCTAAGTCGAAGTATTTGCCGGCAAAAAGACAACGCAGGAAGAAGGTCCTAAAAGCAGCCAAGGGATATTTCCTCGGCCGCTCGAAATTATACAAGAAGGCCATCGAGACCGTCAGAAGGGCGATGGTCTACGCTTACCGCGACAGGAAGGCCTATAAACGCGAGATGCGCGCTCTCTGGGTTGTGAGGATAAATGCCGCGTGCAGGAACAACGGCATAACGTATTCTAAGTTCATAAACGGCCTCAAAAAGCTGAAGATCGACCTCGACAGGAAGATCCTCTCCGATATGGCCGCGAACGACCACCCCGCTTTCGCGAAACTGGTTGAAGAAGTAAGCAAAGCAAAATAATGCTCGATAAGATCAACGCACTCGAGGCCGAAGCAAAAAGCGAGATCAAAGCGGCCGGAGATTCGAAGGCGCTCGATGATCTTAGGATAAAATACCTGGGCAGGAAAGGCCTGGTCACCGAGTTGCTCGGAGGGATCGCGTCCCTGCCGCCCGAGGAGAAGCCGCGCCTCGGTAAAGAACTGAACGCCCTGAAGACGCGGCTTGATGAG encodes the following:
- a CDS encoding EpsI family protein is translated as MGKNERNLIIAIVILAACGACVFGISTVKRAPSRAVKLMEFPLNLGEWTGKDIKFEDKEYEKQVYEILGTDKVLIRAYSDRKNESAAVQVVYSDQKRQSFHPPEYCYLGSGANELLETGKAQVALDGGKVLQVNRTVYQTKRGKVLMLDWYTAGDMMTGNYYKQQMYFMINQLKRAKSGGSAVRVWTPIIGNDVDAAFDRCRRLIREMVKLLPDYL
- a CDS encoding PEP-CTERM sorting domain-containing protein translates to MGQHSAMSLAVTTSSSETAVSGTSTKISFTSGTSASEWTGVYWLSPDGNWGSDANGGWNLTGAGNMTFWAKGAVGGEKMEFKIGGIAGDYGDTLAGMTQTVTLAPVWTQYSFDLTGKDLSRVVGGFEFAANDTDNPTGATFYVDDVQYNAVPEPASLLLLGSGLVGLVGLTKKRKA
- a CDS encoding glycosyl hydrolase; translation: MKINYLSLTAALFILLYAPAVSAETEIGAFVGNEDHMMPSAAEVQNFENLTGRHVNSVLVYWAWNDGDFPAQSLNSGVRFHDGYDTKTSINFTWEPWSRLGGNDSTFPMDRIINGDFDPYITKFAIDSRVWADPIRMRFAHEMIQDNDPATPGWYPWQDKPAEYVQAFNHVRDIFKKEGANNVEFVWCPNNYPFDPTVLAQYYPGKENVDWLGIDGYNSGEDGDPEWPYWQNIDDIFYVMYNAFKNNPELFGDKPIMLGEFASVEGNQLDGGSKAQWIAQAFSRLKQSYPDIDAFYWFDKLKEADWRIDSSPESLAAFQLAMQDPYYTSHAVPEPASLLLLGTGLLALFSPLFPLD
- the thrS gene encoding threonine--tRNA ligase, translating into MEQDTLRHSTSHIMAQAVKRLFPGVKLAIGPAIEDGFYYDFDVPQPFLEEDLPRIEAEMAKIIKENYKFEKSLLKKEEALKLFEKMGEPYKVELIREIQDSEVTIYKNGDLTDLCRGPHIDSTGQVKAFKLLSIAGAYWRGDEKNKMLQRIYGTVFETKAELDAYVAKLEEAKKRDHRKLGKELELFMMDEKAGAGLVIYQPKGAMLRTIIEDWEKKEHLKRGYQIVIGPHMLKSDIWVESGHYGYYKENMYIFQVEGQEYAIKPMNCPAHILIYRSKTRSYKDLPIRYFELGSVYRYEKSGVLHGLLRVRGFTQDDAHIFCLREQAVDEIKGVIDFVMDALKVFGFADFEIELSTKPDKCIGTDEDWELATNALVAALKSKGLAYNVHEKEGAFYGPKIDIKLKDALGRAWQCATIQCDFALPQRFKISYVGPDGKEYTPIMLHRVILGSMERFLGALIEHYGGAFPVWLSPVQAVIIPIADEHKDYAKKVEEELRNSDIRVEIDDKNARMQHKIREAETQKVPYMLIVGGKEAQTESVSVRERGKGDLGPMKLSEFIGKIADEINGKK
- the infC gene encoding translation initiation factor IF-3; translation: MRVNDRIRIREVMVIGEDGGQLGVMAPEEGLKLAQQAGLDLVEIAPTARPPVCRIMDFSKFKYEQEKKEKEARKKQHATQLKEIRLKPKIGDHDYQVKVGFIKKFLEHKDKVKVTLIFRGREMAHPELGNKVLERLKADIADVAQIEKPPLREGRAIIMIVAPK
- the rpmI gene encoding 50S ribosomal protein L35, translated to MPKMKTRKGIAKRFKVTKRRKVLRHKGGKGHLLGHKTKKRKRALRRATLVSKHERKKILKLLPYA
- the rplT gene encoding 50S ribosomal protein L20, translating into MPKSKYLPAKRQRRKKVLKAAKGYFLGRSKLYKKAIETVRRAMVYAYRDRKAYKREMRALWVVRINAACRNNGITYSKFINGLKKLKIDLDRKILSDMAANDHPAFAKLVEEVSKAK